A single window of Fervidicoccus fontis Kam940 DNA harbors:
- a CDS encoding APC family permease: MDNPSNNSSSEKTQTEKSSQPKLKKVLTFTDIFLVSLTGMIGSAWLFSALGALNYMGPAAILSWIVAAILFVFMIVTFAELGGLFPYSGGIARYNHYTHGPISNFFLSWAYLISSITTSPVEAVAIVEYSSAWLKWAWNPEKNVLTPEGMGLAALLIIFFFIIQYIGVSTYQWFNRIITALKFVIPVLTIILIFTMYFDGRNFMGLPGGFFPFGAASILTGSIISGVVFAYEGFEEGLMYAGEAKNPQRDVPLGIITALFVVAAIYILLQVAYIGGINWSAARVSPGDWTGLYNAWGSSPFYYELVSTGVPLLVGFAVIIAIDAILSPAGTFAAYVGSTARQIFAMAKIGYLPEIFGSIHKKYRTPWVALIFSTIIAIIFLMPFPTWYSIMSVSVSAAVYSYMTGGITAHALKKLVPDLKRPYKTPFWQLFYPAAFVVASLFVYWSGWSVVNVIIEVLLIGLPLLFLGPYGKKLSVSRSFIYAISLFVWIGTGSAIGLYYYVLDGMGIQGFIIYWSLVSLIQIITLSLIWLKTKSPDIKASSWLIIYNIVIGIVSYIGSLGALSSPLLPVPYDIIVMIIVSLLVYYIGLKVAYKTEDLEKIEKTGIVPEE; this comes from the coding sequence ATGGATAATCCTTCAAATAATAGTTCATCAGAAAAAACACAGACGGAAAAAAGTTCACAGCCAAAATTGAAAAAAGTTTTGACTTTTACTGATATTTTCTTGGTTTCTCTAACAGGAATGATCGGTTCTGCGTGGCTTTTTTCCGCTTTAGGAGCATTAAACTATATGGGACCTGCTGCTATACTTTCTTGGATAGTTGCAGCTATTTTGTTTGTTTTCATGATAGTGACATTTGCAGAGCTCGGGGGTCTATTTCCTTATAGCGGAGGAATCGCTAGATATAACCACTACACACATGGGCCAATCAGCAATTTCTTTTTGAGTTGGGCATATCTAATTAGTTCAATAACCACTTCACCTGTTGAAGCTGTCGCTATTGTTGAATATTCCAGTGCATGGTTGAAATGGGCCTGGAACCCCGAGAAAAACGTTCTTACTCCTGAAGGCATGGGTCTAGCGGCGCTTTTGATAATTTTCTTCTTTATAATTCAGTATATAGGTGTCAGCACTTACCAATGGTTCAACAGAATTATAACAGCGCTAAAATTTGTAATCCCAGTTTTGACGATAATTTTGATATTTACGATGTACTTTGATGGAAGGAATTTTATGGGATTACCAGGAGGATTTTTCCCATTTGGAGCAGCAAGCATTTTAACAGGTTCAATAATCAGCGGTGTAGTATTTGCTTATGAAGGATTTGAAGAAGGACTTATGTATGCTGGAGAGGCTAAAAATCCGCAGAGAGATGTCCCATTAGGTATAATAACAGCATTGTTTGTAGTTGCAGCTATCTACATCCTCCTTCAGGTAGCTTATATAGGGGGCATAAACTGGTCTGCAGCAAGAGTATCTCCAGGAGATTGGACAGGGCTTTATAATGCTTGGGGATCCTCTCCATTTTACTATGAACTAGTTTCGACAGGCGTTCCTCTGTTGGTCGGATTTGCAGTAATAATCGCTATTGATGCAATACTTTCCCCTGCTGGCACATTTGCAGCGTATGTAGGAAGTACTGCTAGGCAAATATTTGCGATGGCAAAAATTGGATATCTGCCAGAAATTTTTGGGAGTATTCACAAGAAGTACAGAACTCCATGGGTCGCTTTGATCTTTTCAACTATTATTGCCATCATATTCTTAATGCCATTCCCAACTTGGTATAGTATAATGAGCGTTTCAGTTTCTGCAGCTGTTTATTCCTACATGACCGGCGGAATTACAGCACATGCACTGAAAAAACTTGTGCCAGATCTTAAAAGACCATATAAGACTCCATTTTGGCAGTTGTTCTATCCTGCCGCCTTCGTTGTAGCATCTCTATTCGTTTACTGGTCTGGCTGGAGCGTAGTAAATGTAATCATTGAAGTTTTGCTAATAGGATTGCCCCTGCTATTTTTAGGTCCTTATGGAAAGAAGTTGTCTGTTTCCAGATCGTTCATTTATGCGATATCATTATTTGTATGGATCGGTACAGGATCTGCAATAGGACTTTACTATTATGTATTGGATGGAATGGGAATTCAAGGGTTCATCATATACTGGTCATTAGTGTCTTTGATACAGATCATAACCCTTTCTCTAATATGGTTAAAGACAAAATCCCCAGATATAAAAGCGTCGTCTTGGCTCATCATATATAACATAGTCATAGGAATCGTCTCTTACATAGGTAGTTTAGGAGCCCTTTCATCGCCACTCTTGCCAGTACCATATGATATAATTGTAATGATAATAGTCTCTTTGCTAGTATACTATATAGGTTTGAAAGTAGCATACAAAACTGAAGATCTAGAAAAAATAGAGAAAACAGGTATTGTCCCAGAGGAGTAA
- the pyrD gene encoding dihydroorotate dehydrogenase PyrD, whose translation MTLNIELAGIILKNPLMNASGILGQNKEAIKRLYEYGFGAVVSKTITPMPRIGNKPPIILSLPNGGLINAVGLENPGKGTIKELVEEAKELNIPIIVSVGGTNEDEFSEVAKEAEISGANAIELNLSCPHTKGYGLEIGADPRNVFNVVKNVSSIIKIPVIAKLGLNDKIVEASGKALEAGAKALGLINTVKAIYIDVYTLKPVLSNIHGGLSGPPIHPIAVRVIYDVYREYRAEIIGSGGVKDWKDAAEFISAGAKAIQIGSALISNDDPKHTIKSILGGLENWLRFHNVTSLLELVGSAHRD comes from the coding sequence ATGACATTAAATATAGAATTAGCGGGAATAATTTTAAAGAATCCATTAATGAATGCAAGTGGAATATTAGGACAGAACAAGGAAGCGATAAAAAGGCTATATGAATATGGTTTTGGAGCAGTGGTTTCAAAAACTATAACTCCGATGCCAAGAATTGGCAACAAACCTCCGATAATTCTCTCTTTGCCGAATGGGGGACTCATTAATGCTGTTGGGCTAGAAAATCCGGGAAAAGGTACTATAAAAGAGCTTGTAGAAGAGGCAAAAGAGCTCAACATCCCTATTATTGTGAGTGTTGGTGGTACTAATGAGGATGAATTCTCAGAAGTAGCAAAGGAGGCGGAGATCTCTGGAGCTAATGCTATTGAGCTAAATCTAAGTTGCCCCCATACGAAAGGATATGGTCTAGAAATAGGTGCCGACCCTCGAAACGTTTTCAACGTTGTAAAGAATGTTTCATCAATTATAAAAATACCTGTTATAGCAAAGCTTGGTCTGAATGATAAAATAGTTGAAGCTTCAGGCAAAGCACTTGAGGCTGGTGCAAAAGCTTTAGGTTTGATAAATACTGTAAAGGCTATTTATATAGATGTATATACATTAAAGCCAGTACTTTCTAATATTCATGGAGGTTTATCAGGTCCGCCTATACATCCGATTGCAGTCAGAGTAATTTATGATGTATATAGAGAGTACAGAGCAGAAATCATCGGAAGTGGAGGAGTGAAAGATTGGAAGGACGCCGCTGAATTCATCTCAGCAGGCGCAAAAGCCATTCAAATAGGTTCTGCATTGATTTCGAATGATGACCCCAAACATACCATAAAATCTATTTTAGGTGGACTAGAAAATTGGCTAAGATTTCACAACGTAACTTCGTTATTAGAATTGGTAGGCTCAGCTCACAGAGACTGA
- the pyrC gene encoding dihydroorotase: MRALLLKALIGKELKELTLIIEDGIVSKRLLNTDEAICRNIECIDLREKGIALPGFIDLHAHLRGLELSYKEDEESGTKAAARGGFTGIVDMPNTKPKIDNTKSLNLKIKSLYEKAYVNFGISVTIGKDVDDFIEMLKAKEVVSVGELFPEEHERLPEILKSFVANGIEKPIIIHLEHKDALGECGKGKRWACRPIESEMLALKEIGYMLESARIKAKLHITHVTNKYVYEMAKKYKFTTDTCPHYLYLSSEDEEKFGCLAKVNPPLRTRDIAKELIGLLPHFDAISTDHAPHSIEEKSLPFEKCPSGIASIEIAVPLMINLVNKGILNLEDLIQLLSMGPHKILNMKPGWGCFDIGCKANYTVVDLDKEWKIDSSKFYTKARFSPYDGLIIKGDVSSTIINGTVVYLDGEIIERPKISYLK; encoded by the coding sequence TTGAGAGCATTATTGCTTAAGGCTCTTATTGGAAAAGAATTAAAAGAGCTCACACTAATTATTGAGGACGGTATTGTTTCAAAGAGGCTCCTTAATACTGATGAAGCTATATGCAGAAATATAGAATGCATAGACTTGAGAGAGAAAGGGATAGCTTTACCAGGCTTCATAGATCTACATGCTCATTTGAGAGGGCTTGAGCTGAGTTACAAGGAAGATGAGGAAAGCGGCACAAAGGCTGCAGCAAGAGGAGGTTTTACAGGGATTGTAGATATGCCAAATACTAAGCCGAAAATAGATAATACAAAGTCTTTGAATTTGAAAATTAAAAGCTTATATGAAAAAGCATACGTGAATTTCGGTATCTCTGTAACAATTGGCAAAGATGTTGATGATTTTATTGAAATGCTTAAAGCAAAAGAAGTCGTTTCCGTAGGAGAGCTTTTTCCAGAAGAACACGAGAGACTTCCAGAAATTTTAAAAAGCTTTGTGGCTAATGGAATAGAAAAACCAATAATAATACATCTTGAGCATAAGGATGCTTTAGGCGAGTGTGGAAAAGGAAAAAGATGGGCATGCAGGCCCATTGAATCAGAAATGCTCGCTTTGAAAGAAATCGGATATATGCTTGAAAGTGCACGTATAAAGGCAAAGCTACATATTACTCATGTTACAAATAAGTATGTTTATGAAATGGCTAAAAAGTATAAATTCACAACGGATACATGTCCTCATTATTTATATTTAAGTTCAGAAGATGAGGAAAAATTTGGATGCCTTGCAAAGGTCAATCCTCCATTGAGAACAAGAGATATAGCTAAAGAGCTTATAGGGTTGCTACCTCATTTTGATGCAATAAGTACAGATCACGCACCTCATAGCATAGAGGAGAAGTCTCTCCCATTTGAAAAATGCCCATCAGGAATAGCATCGATTGAAATTGCTGTACCTTTGATGATAAATTTGGTAAATAAGGGAATATTAAATCTAGAAGACTTGATTCAACTGTTGTCTATGGGCCCTCATAAAATACTGAACATGAAGCCCGGATGGGGGTGCTTTGATATAGGTTGTAAGGCGAACTATACTGTCGTTGACTTAGATAAAGAATGGAAAATAGATTCTTCAAAGTTTTACACAAAAGCGAGATTCTCTCCATACGACGGATTAATCATTAAAGGAGACGTCTCTTCAACTATAATTAATGGAACTGTAGTTTATTTAGACGGAGAAATAATAGAAAGGCCCAAAATATCCTATTTAAAATGA
- the pyrI gene encoding aspartate carbamoyltransferase regulatory subunit, translating to MSEKSTLVVSKIKHGTVIDHIPAGKAMNILSVLGIRGEKGDRIAIIMNVESEKLGKKDIIKIEGKWLEPRDFDVISLIAPSATVNIVENFEVVKKYKVSLPDRVEGLLKCPNMTCITNERNESIKTKFKVLSRDPLKLQCEYCGTIIYKDDIVKLTNYLKK from the coding sequence ATGAGCGAGAAGTCCACATTAGTTGTTTCAAAAATAAAACATGGAACTGTCATAGACCACATACCTGCTGGAAAGGCAATGAACATACTTTCAGTACTAGGCATAAGGGGAGAGAAAGGAGATAGGATCGCAATAATAATGAACGTAGAAAGTGAAAAGCTGGGGAAAAAAGACATCATAAAAATAGAAGGAAAGTGGCTTGAACCAAGAGACTTCGATGTCATATCACTAATTGCGCCTTCTGCGACAGTTAACATAGTAGAAAATTTTGAGGTTGTTAAGAAATATAAAGTCAGCTTACCAGATCGTGTTGAAGGGCTGTTAAAATGCCCAAATATGACTTGCATTACTAACGAAAGGAATGAAAGCATAAAGACAAAGTTCAAAGTCCTGTCAAGAGATCCTTTAAAGCTTCAGTGCGAGTACTGCGGTACGATAATATATAAAGATGATATAGTAAAGCTGACTAACTATCTAAAGAAATAA
- the pyrB gene encoding aspartate carbamoyltransferase, producing MINKDFYNQDVISIQQFTREDLETLFEYADRAKKHKDKKLELLKDKVVMLAFFEPSTRTRFSFEVAAKRLGADVVGFSGEEGTSISKGENFTDTIRMLDSYSNLIVIRHKLEGAAKYASEIAENPVINAGDGKQHHPTQAMIDLYTIREIFGTIDELTYAVVGDLRYGRASTSFIYGLLIYNPKKLYLVSPPNLGAREEVISYLKEKGVAFEEIRNLEEIIDEIDVLYTIRLQKERFPDITEYEKAKGSYKITLDLLKNAKKGLKIMHPLPKLDEIDKEIDSTEYAAYFQQAKNGVPVRMALLSLIFGVEL from the coding sequence ATGATAAATAAAGATTTCTATAACCAAGATGTTATTTCTATACAGCAGTTCACTAGAGAAGATTTGGAAACATTGTTCGAATATGCAGACAGAGCAAAAAAGCATAAGGATAAAAAGCTTGAGCTTTTAAAAGATAAAGTAGTCATGCTGGCTTTTTTTGAGCCTTCGACAAGGACGAGATTCAGCTTTGAAGTTGCTGCAAAAAGGTTGGGAGCAGATGTAGTCGGTTTTTCTGGAGAAGAGGGAACAAGCATAAGCAAAGGAGAAAACTTTACCGATACTATAAGAATGCTTGACTCATATTCAAACTTGATTGTAATAAGGCACAAACTGGAAGGAGCAGCAAAATATGCATCCGAAATTGCGGAAAATCCTGTTATTAATGCGGGTGATGGAAAGCAACATCACCCTACTCAAGCAATGATCGATCTTTATACTATAAGAGAAATTTTTGGCACGATCGATGAGCTAACTTATGCAGTAGTAGGAGATTTGAGATATGGAAGAGCTTCAACATCATTCATTTACGGCCTTCTCATTTATAATCCTAAGAAACTTTACTTAGTTTCTCCGCCGAATTTGGGCGCAAGGGAAGAGGTTATAAGTTATCTAAAAGAAAAAGGAGTTGCTTTCGAGGAAATCAGAAATTTAGAAGAAATAATTGATGAAATTGATGTTCTCTATACTATAAGGTTGCAAAAAGAGAGGTTTCCAGATATTACCGAGTACGAAAAAGCAAAAGGGTCATATAAAATAACGCTTGATCTTTTAAAAAATGCGAAAAAGGGGTTGAAAATAATGCACCCCTTACCTAAGCTGGATGAGATAGACAAAGAGATCGATTCTACCGAATATGCCGCATATTTTCAACAAGCCAAAAATGGAGTGCCTGTGAGGATGGCTCTATTATCACTCATCTTTGGTGTTGAGCTATGA
- the pyrE gene encoding orotate phosphoribosyltransferase, translating into MSGIAVEFLKNGIIKIGKFKLTSGIESPFYIDLRRLYSFPSLREKVVEEIVKRFPTDQADVIVGIATSGIALASFIGCKTGKPIAYVRLDRKEHGTQALLEGEVRNKKAVVVDDVATTGGSLEHAISAVKEMGGNVMFSVVVVDREQGAREKLKSIGVELYSLFTAKELFKELYESNTIDEKTYKEIQEYLSKY; encoded by the coding sequence ATGTCGGGGATTGCAGTAGAATTTTTAAAAAACGGAATAATAAAAATTGGAAAGTTTAAGCTTACATCTGGGATAGAGAGTCCATTTTACATTGATTTGAGAAGGCTTTACAGCTTTCCTTCGCTTAGAGAGAAGGTTGTAGAAGAAATCGTGAAGAGATTTCCAACTGATCAGGCTGATGTTATAGTTGGTATTGCAACATCTGGAATTGCTCTCGCTTCATTTATCGGGTGTAAAACAGGAAAGCCTATTGCTTATGTTAGGCTTGATAGAAAGGAGCATGGAACACAAGCACTGCTTGAAGGTGAAGTGAGAAACAAAAAAGCCGTGGTTGTAGATGACGTTGCAACAACTGGAGGTTCTCTAGAACATGCAATAAGTGCCGTCAAAGAAATGGGAGGGAATGTTATGTTCTCAGTTGTTGTAGTTGATAGAGAGCAAGGAGCGAGAGAAAAGCTTAAGTCCATAGGAGTTGAGCTTTACAGCCTCTTTACCGCGAAAGAACTATTTAAAGAGCTCTATGAAAGTAATACTATAGATGAAAAAACCTATAAAGAAATTCAGGAGTATCTCTCAAAATACTGA
- the pyrF gene encoding orotidine-5'-phosphate decarboxylase: protein MVKIIIIALDPPPNVDEVEWIENRFYELNGLVSGFKIGLPAVLKNGLESYKRIFKDYKGLLIADFKLADIGDIMSMSAEIIKSYGFNAMIAHSFVGYSNAIDKLSKKAKDLGLKLILVVSMSHEGSKEYIDGHLNDFLQIAVKANAWGVVAPATRVDVIRNVRSKVGKDIKILSPGVGAQGADFGSAICNGADYEIIGRSITGAENIKEKATQIIKTIEERVKICRGLQ, encoded by the coding sequence GTGGTTAAAATTATAATCATAGCACTGGATCCTCCTCCAAATGTAGACGAGGTTGAATGGATAGAAAATAGGTTTTATGAACTAAATGGTTTAGTTAGCGGTTTTAAAATTGGTCTCCCAGCAGTTTTGAAAAACGGGCTTGAATCATATAAACGTATTTTTAAAGATTATAAAGGGCTTTTGATAGCTGATTTTAAGCTAGCAGATATAGGGGATATTATGTCGATGTCTGCAGAAATAATAAAGAGCTACGGATTTAATGCGATGATCGCACATAGCTTTGTAGGGTATTCAAATGCTATAGATAAGCTTTCTAAGAAAGCTAAAGATCTCGGCTTGAAACTCATATTAGTTGTTTCAATGTCGCATGAAGGATCAAAGGAGTATATTGATGGACATTTAAATGATTTCCTTCAAATTGCAGTTAAGGCTAACGCCTGGGGGGTTGTAGCGCCAGCAACAAGAGTTGATGTAATAAGGAACGTAAGGAGCAAAGTGGGAAAAGATATTAAAATTTTATCACCTGGAGTAGGCGCCCAAGGGGCAGATTTTGGAAGTGCTATATGCAATGGAGCTGATTACGAAATTATTGGAAGGTCTATAACTGGCGCAGAAAATATAAAAGAAAAAGCTACCCAAATTATAAAAACGATAGAGGAGAGGGTGAAAATATGTCGGGGATTGCAGTAG
- a CDS encoding ABC transporter ATP-binding protein: MNLLLSIKNLSKSFKSNSGEIKVIDNISLDIYNEFFVILGPSGCGKSTLLRIIAGVDKPTSGNIIFQTGKPPRFGFVFQFPSLIPWITVLENVAIVLKNMGIPKNEAEESAKKYLSIVGLSGFENVYPYELSGGMRQRVNLARALSVQPEILLMDEPFSNLDPLTAENLRAEILDIWLSNITPMKAIIMVTHSVDEAIFLADRIVILTPRPSKISNIVNVDLPRPRNRRSPEFEKIEDLVYSYVS; encoded by the coding sequence ATGAACTTGCTACTTTCTATAAAGAACTTATCGAAAAGCTTCAAGTCAAACAGCGGCGAAATAAAAGTTATAGATAACATATCATTAGATATTTATAACGAATTTTTTGTGATTTTAGGACCTTCTGGATGCGGAAAATCTACTCTACTTAGGATTATTGCAGGAGTTGATAAGCCTACTAGTGGAAATATAATATTTCAAACTGGTAAGCCTCCAAGGTTCGGATTCGTATTCCAGTTTCCATCGCTTATTCCATGGATTACCGTTTTAGAAAACGTAGCAATTGTTCTGAAAAATATGGGTATTCCTAAAAATGAAGCTGAAGAATCCGCAAAAAAGTATCTTTCAATTGTTGGTTTAAGCGGTTTTGAAAATGTATATCCGTATGAGTTAAGCGGAGGGATGAGGCAAAGAGTTAATCTAGCAAGAGCTTTATCAGTTCAGCCAGAAATTCTCCTTATGGATGAGCCTTTTTCCAATTTAGATCCCTTAACTGCAGAAAACTTAAGGGCTGAAATTCTAGATATATGGCTTTCTAACATAACGCCAATGAAAGCGATTATAATGGTGACTCATTCTGTCGATGAAGCAATATTCCTTGCTGATAGAATAGTTATTCTAACTCCTAGACCTTCTAAGATATCAAATATTGTTAATGTTGATTTACCAAGACCGAGAAACAGGAGATCCCCTGAATTTGAAAAAATAGAAGACTTAGTCTACTCCTATGTTAGTTAG
- a CDS encoding mechanosensitive ion channel domain-containing protein, producing the protein MSSNRKEIAKKFTYSIYKLTLWIAAYIIISALINGYVFKLLAEHNLNVSSYSSYINIPLAILFGYLIVASLSDVIYWNLRFKYDHSAAAGARNAIKIIGIGAILSSIAGGVAGGTAGVALGGFLGLVVGYASQQVLGQAISGLFLLTIRPFKIGDKVNIVGEDGEVLDIGVMFILLKKSDNTLVYIPNNSVISQKIYKKEIASS; encoded by the coding sequence ATGTCTTCCAATAGAAAAGAAATAGCTAAAAAATTCACTTATTCTATATATAAATTAACTCTTTGGATCGCTGCATATATAATAATAAGTGCCTTAATAAATGGGTATGTATTTAAGCTTTTGGCAGAACATAATCTTAATGTTTCATCTTACTCTTCATATATAAATATTCCTTTAGCTATTCTTTTTGGATATTTAATTGTCGCATCATTATCTGATGTGATATATTGGAATCTAAGGTTCAAATATGATCACTCTGCTGCTGCTGGAGCGAGAAATGCTATTAAAATCATAGGGATAGGAGCAATTCTTTCCTCTATTGCTGGAGGTGTTGCTGGAGGGACGGCTGGTGTAGCTTTAGGAGGTTTTCTAGGATTAGTAGTAGGTTATGCAAGCCAACAGGTTCTAGGGCAGGCAATATCTGGTCTATTTCTTTTAACTATAAGACCATTCAAAATAGGAGATAAAGTCAATATCGTAGGCGAGGATGGAGAAGTTCTAGATATTGGAGTAATGTTCATACTATTAAAGAAGAGCGATAATACATTAGTATATATTCCCAACAATTCAGTGATTTCACAGAAAATATATAAAAAGGAAATAGCCAGTTCTTGA
- a CDS encoding LSM domain-containing protein — protein MSSKTQLPLKYLQDAKGNNVLVKLKDGGEYIGELDFSDSTMNVILKNCTEVKERTGEPKAKYGTILIRGSQILFISLEHTQY, from the coding sequence ATGTCATCAAAAACACAATTACCATTGAAATATTTACAAGATGCTAAAGGGAATAATGTATTAGTTAAACTAAAAGATGGCGGAGAATATATAGGAGAGCTTGATTTTAGCGATAGCACTATGAACGTGATATTGAAAAATTGCACAGAAGTAAAGGAGAGAACTGGGGAACCTAAAGCGAAATATGGTACCATTCTTATAAGAGGTAGCCAAATCCTGTTTATTAGCCTTGAGCATACTCAATACTAA
- a CDS encoding MBL fold metallo-hydrolase — MANIVEAKGFKIFIDPGAALAPYRYGLPPHEIELNELEKSIEKICKNLNDSNLIVITHFHRDHYLSNDYCIEAFKNKTIIMKHPEIDINYSQKMRAKEFIKKTKDISKLIFTNGEDFVFEGIKMKISFPLWHGSQNTPLGKVLVILIDDEEQRYLFASDTQGPGDDEAARWIINNKPTIVYISGPPYYLIGSIKGVEEVENGEKNLEKIFSINTLNTIIIDHHFAREKNYVNRLERLRINYNQKIKITDAAEFMGVERNPLESNRDELYNRKLHFSKQ, encoded by the coding sequence ATGGCTAATATTGTTGAAGCCAAAGGCTTTAAAATCTTTATTGATCCAGGAGCTGCACTGGCTCCATATAGATATGGACTACCTCCTCATGAGATTGAATTAAATGAATTGGAAAAAAGTATTGAAAAAATTTGCAAAAATCTTAATGATTCAAATTTAATAGTAATAACTCATTTTCATAGAGATCATTACCTTAGCAATGATTATTGTATTGAAGCTTTTAAAAATAAAACTATCATTATGAAGCATCCTGAAATTGATATTAATTATAGTCAAAAAATGAGAGCCAAAGAATTTATTAAAAAAACTAAGGATATTTCTAAGTTAATTTTCACTAACGGTGAAGATTTTGTATTTGAAGGAATAAAAATGAAGATTTCCTTCCCGCTATGGCATGGATCTCAAAATACGCCTTTAGGAAAAGTTCTAGTTATATTAATTGATGATGAAGAACAAAGATATTTGTTCGCTTCAGATACACAGGGTCCGGGAGATGATGAAGCTGCTCGTTGGATTATAAATAACAAACCTACAATTGTATATATCAGTGGTCCTCCTTATTATCTCATAGGATCAATAAAGGGCGTAGAAGAAGTTGAAAACGGAGAGAAAAATTTAGAAAAAATTTTTTCTATTAATACTTTGAACACAATTATTATAGATCATCACTTTGCCAGAGAAAAAAACTATGTAAACAGGCTAGAAAGATTGAGAATAAATTATAATCAAAAAATTAAAATCACAGATGCAGCTGAATTTATGGGAGTAGAGCGAAATCCACTAGAATCAAATAGAGATGAACTTTACAACCGAAAGCTTCACTTTTCAAAGCAGTGA
- a CDS encoding class I SAM-dependent methyltransferase translates to MEEKISIMQKYNITYDTYEMLYKIEQEEKYKLIDKLIDQIRGKILDAGIGTGLFEEYLFRNGKMINFDLIVGIDISIKMLDELIKKRDFLKEKIELVNGDIAFAPFREKIFDYTFSFTSLFLNNDYENELNELERVTKKSIVLSILKKGLKEKMLEILQHHNATMITQNDKDAVYLIKLKNHYQNQL, encoded by the coding sequence ATGGAAGAAAAAATATCAATAATGCAAAAATATAACATAACTTATGACACTTATGAGATGCTTTATAAAATAGAACAAGAAGAAAAATATAAGCTAATTGATAAGTTAATTGACCAAATAAGAGGAAAAATATTAGATGCTGGAATTGGGACAGGTCTTTTTGAAGAGTATTTATTTAGAAATGGAAAGATGATAAATTTCGATTTGATTGTTGGCATTGACATAAGCATTAAAATGTTAGATGAGCTGATTAAGAAAAGAGATTTTTTAAAAGAAAAAATTGAGTTAGTAAACGGAGATATTGCATTTGCGCCATTTAGAGAAAAAATTTTCGATTATACTTTTTCCTTCACATCTCTTTTTTTAAATAACGATTATGAAAATGAGCTAAACGAGCTTGAAAGGGTCACTAAAAAGAGCATTGTATTAAGTATTCTAAAAAAGGGACTAAAAGAAAAAATGCTTGAAATTCTTCAACATCATAATGCTACTATGATCACGCAAAATGATAAAGATGCAGTATACTTAATTAAATTAAAAAATCATTATCAAAATCAGCTTTGA